DNA from Trichocoleus sp.:
GGCATCATGAAAAGCCAGATTGACTGGATACCCCTCAGCATTGGAGCCGTTAGACCAACGCAAGGCAGAACTTTAGCAGTGATGCAAGTCAGTGGGGGTTCTCAATCCTTCAATGCTGTTAACACAATAAGGCTTTTGGGGCGCTGGATGCGGATGCTCACCATTTCTAATCAATCGTCTGTGGCAAAAGCTTATCAGGAGTTTCAAGAAGACGACACGATGAAAGATTTGCCTTACCGCGATCGGGTGGTCGATGTGATGGAGGAGCTTTACAAGTTCACTTTGCTGCTGCGTAATCAGGTGGATTATTTGTGCGATCGCTACAGCGAACGAAAGGAGCAGGGGATTCAGGAAACGATGAGCAATGTTGGAAATACGATTAATGGTGTGAAGCTAACGATGATGTAGATTGGTCAGGACTGACAAAATGAGGATGCTCGCTCAAAATTTGTGCAAATCTAAGCAAGAGCCTGTTTAGCGACAGCTTGAAAGATTAAAGTTTCGGGCAAGCACCATTCGCTCATGTACCCAATGGTTTGAGGTAGGGGGATAATGGAGCCACTCATGCGTATGTTTTGTTCCTCGTTGCGTTGTCTATGTCTCAAGCTTTTGCCCGACGGACGTTTCTTCGCTTCATCCTGGCAGTTTGCGGCTCAAAACTTGTCTCCTCCTGCGCGAACACCACACAATTTCGACGCTTAACTGTGGCACCAAACAAACGCTTTTTATTGGATGCAGCAAGACAACCGTTCTTCTATCTGGGAGACACAGCTTGGGAATTGTTTCATCGGCTAAATCGAGAGGAGGCGATTCTTTATTTGCAAGACCGTGCCAGGAAAGGATTCACCGTGATTCAAGCGGTAGTACTGGCAGAGTTAGACGGATTAGGACAACCAAATCCCTTTGGGGATGTACCCCTGAAACAGAATGACCCAACTCAACCCAATGAAGCCTATTTTCGTCATGTGGATTTCATCGTTGATGAAGCAGAAAAACGAGGGTTATTTATCGGTATGTTGCCTACCTGGGGCGACAAGTGGAACAAGAGACAGGGTATAGGACCAGAGATTTTTACCCCTGACAATGCCGCCACTTTTGGTGAGTATTTAGGCAAACGTTATCAGAATAAGCCGATTATCTGGATTCTGGGTGGCGATCGCAGTCCTGAAGATGAAAGGCATCCAGCGATTATTCGAGCAATGGCGAGGGGATTGAAAAAAGGGGATGGTGGCAATCATCTCATCACCTTTCATCCGATGGGCGGTACAAATTCAGCAACCTGGTTTCACAATGACGATTGGCTAGACTTCAATATGTTTCAGTCAGGTCACAGTGCACCCAATATTCCAAACTACGAAACGGTAACTGCCAATTATGCCCTCACGCCCATTAAGCCCACTCTTGATGGAGAGCCTTGCTATGAAGACCACCCAATTGAGTGGAATCCTCAAAATGGCTGGTTTGATCAAGCTGATGTCAGAAAAGCGGCTTACTGGTCAATGCTAGCAGGGGCTTGTGGTCACACTTATGGCAATCATAATATCTGGCAGATGTGGCAACCTGGTCGTTCACCGATTTCTTCGGCAAGAACCCCCTGGCAAGAGGCACTCCAACACCCTGGCGCAACACAAATGGGCTATCTGCGGCAGCTATTTGAGTCCAGAGCTTTTACTAAATTAGTGCCCGATCAATCTCTGCTTGTCAATGATACAGGTGAGGGTGGCGATCGAATTCAGGCAGCAAGAGCAGAAGATGGGAGTTTTGGCTTCATTTACACCCCAACTGGGATGCCGTTCACCGTGAACCTGGAGAAGATGAGAGGCAACTCCGTCAGTGCTTACTGGTACGACCCTCGCCAAGGAACCCGAACAGCAGTTGATGAAGTGCCAACGACAAACTTCCAGGAATTTACTCCCCCAAGTCGTGGAAGAGGCAATGATTGGATATTGGGCTTGGATAGTGATACGTTATCCTGACTTCTAGAAATACTCTGATTGTATTTCACATGATTTGTACTAGGAGCGCAGTACACCGTTAGGGCAGCATTCAACATAACAGGGGA
Protein-coding regions in this window:
- a CDS encoding glycoside hydrolase family 140 protein, with the protein product MSQAFARRTFLRFILAVCGSKLVSSCANTTQFRRLTVAPNKRFLLDAARQPFFYLGDTAWELFHRLNREEAILYLQDRARKGFTVIQAVVLAELDGLGQPNPFGDVPLKQNDPTQPNEAYFRHVDFIVDEAEKRGLFIGMLPTWGDKWNKRQGIGPEIFTPDNAATFGEYLGKRYQNKPIIWILGGDRSPEDERHPAIIRAMARGLKKGDGGNHLITFHPMGGTNSATWFHNDDWLDFNMFQSGHSAPNIPNYETVTANYALTPIKPTLDGEPCYEDHPIEWNPQNGWFDQADVRKAAYWSMLAGACGHTYGNHNIWQMWQPGRSPISSARTPWQEALQHPGATQMGYLRQLFESRAFTKLVPDQSLLVNDTGEGGDRIQAARAEDGSFGFIYTPTGMPFTVNLEKMRGNSVSAYWYDPRQGTRTAVDEVPTTNFQEFTPPSRGRGNDWILGLDSDTLS